ATAAAGACTTCCTTTTTAATTAGGCTAGTTTGAGATGAGTTTGCCACTTGGAACTGACTAATGTAGAGAATTTTAAGATTTACAATACATACATAGCCCTTTTTTAAGTAGTCAAGATGTTTATCCACTGCAGTCTGTAAGTAAGAGGGTACTTGAAGAATTTCCTGGTGATGATCCATTAAGAAAGAAACTAATCTTGCAGCAAGAAGCTCATCAAGATCCACTTCTTCAGCACAGCATAGCACACACCGAGAAAAAGTGTGTATCATCTAGAAACATATTAAAAGATGTGAATGTAAAAACCTAAGCTTTCATATAAATAAGAGTATCAGGAATTTCTGGGTATCATGCTAAAGTACTGAGATAAAGTGATAAGTAGACTTCAGCTTAAAAATGAGAACAATTAATTATATTAGGAAGgtaagaatattctttttaaagtactttttaagtATTTCTGTAATATAATTCCAAAGGATTATAAAGGGCTtagctttttctttaattttgtcacAATTTTATTGGTAAATACCATTGGTTCCATTAGTAACATATGGATATGTCACTTAAAGAATGTCAAAGAACAATGACTTATTAACCCCATAAAACACAAACTAGGAGAATACATACCATGTAAACATTAGTGATAATGAGGTTGGTACCATTTAGCTTTTGAAATTCTGGAAAAtagcttttaatcttttttctgtcagtttttaAAGACAATACATACATTTTTCAATTCCATCATAAGGAGTCTTCAAATCCTGGGATAAATTTTGTGTTTCAAAAGTTATTTACTCTCATTCATATCCATATTATCCACTAAGTATAAAAGACACTCAAACCCATATCTCATTCTAAAATAGTCATCAGAATTCTAAGTATTTAGCATATAATAGATGAGGAACACATTTACTGAActgaaatatttttggttttattcctACATGTCAGACatgttttcctctccttccacaACTGAGTCCTCAGCTTTTTATTCATCCTTCCTAGCTTTGTAGAGCTCATTTATTCTCAAAGCTCCAACTACTACTTCTCTCCAAATAATCTGCCTTCTGACCTAATCTTTCTTCACCAAGCTCACATTTCTAATAGTCTGTTGGATAAATTTCACTTGGATATCCTATAAACTCAAACTCAAAAAGtataaaactgaaattattttctttctactcATGTCTCTGGAAATATATTCCTCTATAAACTTCCCTATGCCTTTTAATGGTGTCACAGTTACTCAAGAATAATTCTTCCTTTTTAGATTGGGTCTATCATTGCTAAAGAACTGTTCTTAATGAGTGGAAGAATAGAGCTCAGCTCCAGATTCCTTGCTATAAGAAAATCATTTGAAGCTGCACTGAGGAAGTGGTAGCTCttgaaaagagagagtgagagagagagagagattagataCTATTTTAAGAGTTCATTTTCAATCAATATCTGGATAAAATGCTTCCACCCTCATCCTCTTATGGAGTCTGAGACTGCTTCGTAATAGTTTGTCCCAATTTCTTGCCCACAGTGAAATGCTATCCTAATTCACATATTTCATCAAATACAACTTTCCCACTACCACAAGATTTCTATTAATTCTCTCATTTACAAAGTTATAGTGCCCTTATGCTTTTAACCATGCTTatatcttctcttccttcctcaccaAACAGAATTTGTACAAGGCAATGGAATATGGTCTGATAATCCAAGTCTATCAATATGATATGTTAGGAGTGAAGAGGCAAAGTGCTTAGACAAGATAAAGATCAGAATATGAAAGTTTAGCATACTGGGCACAAAAGATTAATGCAACAACACTCTCCTACCAAGAAAGATACTTTTAAGAGCCTTTCTATGCTAAAAATCTAGGATTTTGAGACTACAATATCACTCAAGTAGAACTTTtgggtgattttcttttctttttttagtttatgAACCATGGCTTATTCTTTCCTTAAGAAATCAACttaccaggacacctgggtggctcagttggttgggcagctgccttcagctcaggtcataatcccagcatgctgagatcgagtcccacatcaggctccttgctcggcagggagcctgcttctccctctgcctctgcctgccattctgtctacctgtgctcgctctctctccctctctctctctctgataaataaataaaatcttaaaaaaaaaaaaaaaaagaaatcaacttaCCAGTGATCTTGTACCCATTGCATCATGAAGTTGGGGCATATCAACATTTTGACTCATTCGGGAAATCATGCGCATTAAAAGTTGAAGCTTTCTACGATTTGGTGGGGGAAGTAACAAACAACATAACTGTAGTGCATCGATGGCAACCCTCTCTAAATGAGGTTGCAGGAAACCTAGAAGGCAAAATTAcaacccaccccccaaaaaatcatCAATGACACTAAATTGCTTTCACATCATGAGCATACACAATTATATGAAGAATAcagttatataaataataaaacaatattttagtaataatttcttttaactaTCCCTAGAAATTTCCACATTGCTCAAAAGCTCATTACTTTCTTCATAACCTATTTGAGTATTAACAAACTTTACCTACTACAAATAAAGTGACTCAgaataagttaaaatgaggtaaaagaaaataagtgCTTTAGGTAAGTAGAATAAATCTTGGTTATGCCATGACAAAGTCTTTTgtaataaaaacatttccttttggaggaaaaatataaagcagtttcagagaagaaaagacaggTAAACAAAACACAGTTAGTAAACACTAAAAGTTAATATTACATGCATTGAAAGCATCAACCTTACTTTGTGTGCCAGTCAACACAGAAGAAGCTGGAGGTAAAGAATTTCCTGAAAGTTCTATCGTACTTTTGCAGAGTCTTTTATTGATTGTTGTACTAGACTCCCCGGGTTCACTTTCCATAGCTGTTTGTACACTTGTGCTGCCTTGTCCGAGATTTGGTTTCATGATAATTTCAGCCACTGGCATATTGATATAACTATTCCTTCTTCTACTAGTTCTTAAAAGTAAACTCTGAGATCTACAAAGctgttttgacttgcatttcccatTACATAACTCCTCTTGGTCTTGAACAGTCAAAGTAGAGGTTCTCTTAAAACCAACACAGAGTGGCTTTTGATTACTCTCCTCTGAATGAAGATTCATTAGGGATTCCTGTTTGCTCTTAGACTCTAAAAACTGCTTATTATTTTGTCCTTCTATATTCAGAACAGATTGATGGAAGGCATTGAAGACCTCTTTACTTGCACTCCCTGGTAGGTCTATAATTCCTTCTAAAGAATAACACCTTGGTTTGACGTTAGAGGATAGAACATGCATATTACTTAAGCCTATTAAATTATGACAACTTCCTCCCATTATGTCATTAGCACTGgctcttctgtttttaaaattaactagCTGCATTTTCTTAGCACATTTTTCTTGAAATCCTTGATCACTTATCTGCAGTCGCTTAGTAGTATCtgattcttctttgtttttgtctttatgaaGCAGACTGAGAAGAAGACACTCAGTTGATTTGAAGGAATTCAAATTGTTTAAGCGAAGGATTTTTGAAGACTGTGGATCATCTTGGATTTTATGTATCCCACTGGGTCTATCTGAAACTGTGACGTAGCCACAGACAACTAccaggaaatgaaacaaaaattaaaatgcaactgTGTGACAGtgggcaaaaataaaacaaaaacaatagtaaagttaaaaaaaaaagcatcactaTAGTATATATTGTTAGTATAGTACAAATAGCAGTTGCTTAATTCAGAAGCCACTTAAATAGGACACATGCAACATTCAGTTACAAAGTGCAAGACTAGAGGTTTTCCAACTTGTGACATAAAtaactttaaagtttatttctacAGTCTAAATTATAATTgagtcaaatacattaaaaaaactgGTTTCAGTCTATAAATATTAGAAAGCTCTTAATTATAAGACAACTATAGTATAATAAAACTtacatatttggtctttgtctctACTATCTGGTGTAGTGCTTCTAAGAGTCTTGGAATTTTCAGAGTGACAGGAGTCTTTGTTACTCATAATGCACCTGTTTGAGTACatctgagtttatgctaatgaggtgacttAGGACTGGACTAGAGAAGGTTGGAATTTTCAGCCTACCTCAGACCTCAGACCTCCTTGAGGAGAGGGGGATGTGAGTTGAAGACTGATTGACAAACTGACAATTTGACAGATTGACAAATCATTGGTCAATCACCAAtgaccaatga
This Neovison vison isolate M4711 chromosome 2, ASM_NN_V1, whole genome shotgun sequence DNA region includes the following protein-coding sequences:
- the DEPDC1 gene encoding DEP domain-containing protein 1A isoform X3, which produces MNHEIINGDQENSVYNREISQEEVEEVWRHITLIYLQTILGVPSLEELINPKQVVPQYVMYNMTNTSKHGIVILQDKSDDLPHWVLSAMKCLANWPRSNDMNNPTYVGFERDVFRTIADYFLELPEPLITFEYYELFVSILVVCGYVTVSDRPSGIHKIQDDPQSSKILRLNNLNSFKSTECLLLSLLHKDKNKEESDTTKRLQISDQGFQEKCAKKMQLVNFKNRRASANDIMGGSCHNLIGLSNMHVLSSNVKPRCYSLEGIIDLPGSASKEVFNAFHQSVLNIEGQNNKQFLESKSKQESLMNLHSEESNQKPLCVGFKRTSTLTVQDQEELCNGKCKSKQLCRSQSLLLRTSRRRNSYINMPVAEIIMKPNLGQGSTSVQTAMESEPGESSTTINKRLCKSTIELSGNSLPPASSVLTGTQSFLQPHLERVAIDALQLCCLLLPPPNRRKLQLLMRMISRMSQNVDMPQLHDAMGTRSLMIHTFSRCVLCCAEEVDLDELLAARLVSFLMDHHQEILQVPSYLQTAVDKHLDYLKKGYIKNPGDGLIVPLPTYSYCKQISAQEFDEQKVSTSQAAITELLENIIKNKSLPLKEKRKKLKQFQKEYPLIYQKRFPSTESEAVLFGDKPTIKQPMLILKKTKFRSLRY